The following proteins are co-located in the Fusarium verticillioides 7600 chromosome 7, whole genome shotgun sequence genome:
- a CDS encoding hypothetical protein (At least one base has a quality score < 10), translated as MDGSPGLTHMTRVLRHSVLGQLTSIAPSIQYHGPYQNTESRMAADTSDFLQLMQAIKLAAHKNSSKLVRAWFYVPLGITIILAINFGVDSIFYKFNVSFPASVTCMMLLFFALIASESLLGTHKTRKLVNIIDVPAGWSLRWMGIFFTPSFVLLPLSPPIGIVEVIIIIAIFVIGFFIMMAMAAWITRSLQLALGVSRRSRSQRAEELGRQTPDLSTGDVNSPGISRHTSVCRAGSQIPLMSVSASNSEPTSAAPSRPQTPPQLRLQEHHYANGQAPVNAVEALNPTTVLTQIPLPPPKAELWAACISANLDVAIFVGLFAFIGIPLYYSTGYAMPLHLAVNVLAWFGALSVAPKWKEYLHPVLVSSLATVLVIWALAAIRGDSLTTTLHAYRTGAKYIQLWRNATSKQDLLPGAGDVFGTLLDASIVALALPMFQYRRELRTHFISIVIPNVAISVGSLLAYPPLCYACGISAARSLAFASRSLTLALAVPATVNLGGDVNTAAALAIISGILGAVLGARILRWLRVPEDDYVTRGVTLGVNSSAIATSVLLRTDPRAAALSSLSMSLFGTITVLFTSIPPAAAFVRGLVGL; from the exons ATGGATGGATCGCCCGGGCTAACGCACATGACCAGGGTCCTCCGGCATTCGGTGCTTGGTCAACTAACTTCAATCGCTCCCTCGATACAATATCATGGCCCTTATCAAAATACTGAGAGCAGAATGGCTGCAGATACAAGTGACTTTCTGCAATTGATGCAGGCCATCAAATTG GCTGCTCACAAGAACAGCTCCAAGCTCGTCCGTGCTTGGTTCTATGTGCCACTCGGCATTACAATAATACTCGCTATCAATTTTGGAGTTGATTCAATATTCTACAAATTCAATGTTTCGTTTCCTGCTTCTGTTACCTGCATGatgttgctcttctttgctctTATCGCAAGTGAGTCATTATTGGGTActcacaagacaagaaagctGGTTAATATCATTGACGTGCCT GCTGGCTGGTCGCTTCGATGGAtgggcatcttcttcacgcCGTCTTTCGTTCTGTTGCCTCTCAGTCCACCCATTGGCATCGTTGAAGTCATAATCATTATTGCAATATTTG TCATTGGCTTCTTTATCATGATGGCTATGGCAGCTTGGATCACCCGCAGCCTCcaacttgctcttggtgtctCGAGGcgttcaagatctcaacgCGCTGAAGAACTCGGCCGTCAAACACCAGATCTCTCAACGGGAGATGTCAATTCTCCCGGTATATCACGTCACACGAGCGTATGTCGAGCTGGCTCTCAAATACCGCTTATGTCTGTATCCGCGTCGAACTCGGAGCCAACGTCAGCGGCGCCTTCACGACCACAGACTCCACCTCAATTACggcttcaagagcatcacTATGCAAATGGTCAAGCCCCAGTGAATGCCGTTGAAGCTCTCAATCCGACGACCGTTCTCACACAGATTCCTCTGCCACCGCCAAAGGCTGAGTTGTGGGCGGCCTGTATCTCTGCAAATCTCGATGTGGCGATCTTCGTAGGACTGTTTGCCTTTATTGGCATTCCTCTCTATTACTCGACCGGTTATGCTATGCCACTTCACCTTGCCGTGAATGTCCTCGCCTGGTTCGGGGCATTGTCAGTTGCACCCAAATGGaaagaatatcttcatccaGTCTTGGTGTCGTCTCTTGCAACAGTCCTTGTCATATGGGCACTTGCTGCAATTCGCGGTGATAGCTTGACCACGACACTTCACGCCTACCGCACGGGCGCAAAGTATATACAGTTATGGCGCAACGCAACGTCgaagcaagatcttctcCCCGGCGCCGGTGACGTTTTCGGCACCCTTCTCGACGCCAGCATCGTAGCCCTCGCCTTGCCCATGTTTCAGTATCGACGAGAGCTTCGTACTCATTTCATCTCGATTGTCATACCCAACGTTGCAATCAGTGTTGGTTCGCTGCTCGCATACCCGCCCTTGTGCTACGCCTGCGGCATCTCGGCAGCCCGCAGCCTCGCTTTTGCATCCCGCAGCCTGACGCTGGCGCTCGCTGTCCCCGCGACTGTGAACCTAGGAGGAGATGTTAAcactgctgctgcattgGCCATCATCAGTGGCATTTTAGGCGCTGTGCTCGGGGCGCGCATATTACGCTGGCTGCGAGTGCCCGAGGACGACTACGTGACCCGCGGAGTGACACTAGGTGTTAACTCGAGCGCCATCGCGACTTCAGTCTTGTTGCGGACGGACCCTCGAGCTGCAGccttgtcgagcttgtcaaTGAGTCTTTTTGGGACTATCACTGTTTTGTTTACTTCAATACCGCCTGCGGCGGCTTTTGTACGAGGGCTTGTAGGCCTGTGA
- a CDS encoding glutaryl-CoA dehydrogenase — protein MFRPILRQCARRAAIPLRPCATRTFASASGPTFNWEDPLASNNLLTEEERAIGETAERYCQEQLLPRVLQAYRDESYDPKILEEMGELGLLGATIEGYDCAGVSSVAGGLITRAVERVDSGYRSGMSVQSSLVMGGIFEHGTAEQKEKFLPQMAKGKLLGAFGLTEPNHGSDPGSMETVAKPHPTKKGYYSLSGSKTWITNSPIADVLLVWAKLQDTGKIRGFLVERKDCPPGTLETPAIKDKNGLRASITGMIHLDNCPVPDVNMFPDVEGLRGPFSCLNNARYGIALGVMGALEDCIARARTYALERKQFKGNPLAKYQLVQKKLADATTDAAYGTLAAIQVGRLKDEGKATPEMISMVKRQNCDTALKNARVLQEIFGGNAASDEYMIGRHVANLYVTQTYEGQSDIHSLILGRAITGIQAFV, from the exons ATGTTTCGCCCTATCCTCAGACAATGCGCTCGAAGAGCTGCTATTCCTCTGCGACCATGCGCCACAAGGACCTTTGCCTCGGCATCTGGACCTACCTTTAACTGGGAGGATCCTTTGGCCTCGAATAACCTCCTGACTGAAGAGGAGCGTGCAATTGGCGAGACTGCAGAGAGATACTGCCAAGAGCAATTGCTACCCCGCGTTCTAC AGGCCTATCGCGACGAGTCCTACGATCCTAAGATACTCGAGGAGATGGGCGAGCTTGGGCTACTGGGCGCTACGATCGAGGGATATGATTGCGCTGGCGTGTCctctgttgctggtggtttGATCACACGAGCTGTGGAGAGGGTGGACAGCGGCTACCGATCTGGAATGTCCGTTCAGTCTTCGTTGGTGATGGGTGGTATCTTTGAGCACGGTACTGCagagcagaaggagaagttccTACCTCAGAtggccaagggcaagctcCTCGGTGCCTTTGGCTTGACAGAACCTAACCACGGCAGTGATCCTGGAAGCATGGAGACAGTGGCAAAGCCTCATCCCACCAAGAAGGGCTACTATTCTCTGAGCGGTTCAAAGACATGGATCACAAACAGCCCTATCGCCGATGTCTTGTTGGTATGGGCAAAGTTGCAAGACACAGGCAAGATTCGAGGTTTCTTGGTGGAGCGCAAGGACTGCCCACCAGGAACTCTCGAGACACCAgctatcaaggacaagaatgGTCTTCGAGCCTCGATCACTGGCATGATCCATCTTGACAACTGTCCTGTGCCAGATGTCAACATGTTCCCCGACGTTGAAGGCCTAAGAGGCCCCTTCAGCTGCCTGAACAACGCTCGATACGGCATTGCCTTGGGCGTCATGGGTGCTCTTGAGGACTGCATCGCCCGTGCCCGAACATACGCCCTCGAGCGCAAGCAATTCAAAGGCAACCCCCTCGCCAAGTACCAACTCgttcagaagaagctcgccgACGCGACAACAGATGCCGCCTACGGCACACTCGCCGCCATCCAGGTTGGCCGTCTCAAGGACGAGGGTAAGGCTACGCCCGAGATGATCAGCATGGTGAAGCGACAGAACTGCGATACGGCCCTCAAAAACGCACGAGTCCTCCAGGAGATCTTTGGAGGCAATGCTGCGAGTGATGAGTACATGATTGGCCGACATGTGGCGAATCTCTATGTGACACAGACTTATGAGGGCCAGAGTGACATTCACA GCCTTATCTTGGGACGTGCTATTACTGGTATTCAGGCATTCGTGTAA
- a CDS encoding histone H1/5, whose protein sequence is MPPKAAAVAPKKSGHASYQDMITDAIVNLKDRKGSSRQSLKKYVKANNTLNVTDNMFDSLFNKALKAGVDKGVFEQPKGPSGGTKLAKKQPEAKKPAAPKKPAAEKKEAAEKPAAKKPTAPKKAATEKKAAPPKKAAAEKKTTEKKAEKAEKPATAKKPAAPKKPAAPKKADKAEKPETALTKTKTGRVTKTPKTAAPKKTTAPKKAAPKKAAAKA, encoded by the exons ATGCCTCCCAAAGCCGCTGCCGTCGCTCCCAAGAAGTCTGGCCACGCCAGCTATCAG GACATGATCActgatgccattgtcaac CTCAAGGACCGAAAGGGCTCTAG CCGTCAATCATTGAAGAAGtatgtcaaggccaacaacactctcAATGTCACCGACAATATGTTCGActctctcttcaacaaggccTTGAAGGCTGGTGTCGACAAGGGTGTCTTTGAGCAGCCTAAGGGTCCTTCCGGTGGTaccaagctcgccaagaagcagcctgAGGCTAAGAAGCCCGCTGCTCCTAAGAAGCCtgctgccgagaagaaggaggccgcTGAGAAGCCTGCCGCTAAGAAGCCCACCGcccccaagaaggctgctaccgagaagaaggctgccccccccaagaaggctgccgctgagaagaagaccaccgagaagaaggccgagaaggctgagaagcctgCTACTGCCAAGAAGCCCGCTGCCCCCAAGAAGCCTGCAGCTCCCAAGAAG gccgacaaggctgagaagcccgAGACCGCTCtcacaaagacaaagacaggTCGCGTCACCAAGACCCCCAAGACAGCAGCCCCAAAGAAGACTACTGCACCTAAGAAGGCAGCACCCAAGAAGGCCGCTGCCAAGGCGTAA
- a CDS encoding hypothetical protein (At least one base has a quality score < 10), whose protein sequence is MGIFFTPSFVLLPLSPPIGIVEVIIIIAIFVIGFFIMMAMAAWITRSLQLALGVSRRSRSQRAEELGRQTPDLSTGDVNSPGISRHTSVCRAGSQIPLMSVSASNSEPTSAAPSRPQTPPQLRLQEHHYANGQAPVNAVEALNPTTVLTQIPLPPPKAELWAACISANLDVAIFVGLFAFIGIPLYYSTGYAMPLHLAVNVLAWFGALSVAPKWKEYLHPVLVSSLATVLVIWALAAIRGDSLTTTLHAYRTGAKYIQLWRNATSKQDLLPGAGDVFGTLLDASIVALALPMFQYRRELRTHFISIVIPNVAISVGSLLAYPPLCYACGISAARSLAFASRSLTLALAVPATVNLGGDVNTAAALAIISGILGAVLGARILRWLRVPEDDYVTRGVTLGVNSSAIATSVLLRTDPRAAALSSLSMSLFGTITVLFTSIPPAAAFVRGLVGL, encoded by the exons AtgggcatcttcttcacgcCGTCTTTCGTTCTGTTGCCTCTCAGTCCACCCATTGGCATCGTTGAAGTCATAATCATTATTGCAATATTTG TCATTGGCTTCTTTATCATGATGGCTATGGCAGCTTGGATCACCCGCAGCCTCcaacttgctcttggtgtctCGAGGcgttcaagatctcaacgCGCTGAAGAACTCGGCCGTCAAACACCAGATCTCTCAACGGGAGATGTCAATTCTCCCGGTATATCACGTCACACGAGCGTATGTCGAGCTGGCTCTCAAATACCGCTTATGTCTGTATCCGCGTCGAACTCGGAGCCAACGTCAGCGGCGCCTTCACGACCACAGACTCCACCTCAATTACggcttcaagagcatcacTATGCAAATGGTCAAGCCCCAGTGAATGCCGTTGAAGCTCTCAATCCGACGACCGTTCTCACACAGATTCCTCTGCCACCGCCAAAGGCTGAGTTGTGGGCGGCCTGTATCTCTGCAAATCTCGATGTGGCGATCTTCGTAGGACTGTTTGCCTTTATTGGCATTCCTCTCTATTACTCGACCGGTTATGCTATGCCACTTCACCTTGCCGTGAATGTCCTCGCCTGGTTCGGGGCATTGTCAGTTGCACCCAAATGGaaagaatatcttcatccaGTCTTGGTGTCGTCTCTTGCAACAGTCCTTGTCATATGGGCACTTGCTGCAATTCGCGGTGATAGCTTGACCACGACACTTCACGCCTACCGCACGGGCGCAAAGTATATACAGTTATGGCGCAACGCAACGTCgaagcaagatcttctcCCCGGCGCCGGTGACGTTTTCGGCACCCTTCTCGACGCCAGCATCGTAGCCCTCGCCTTGCCCATGTTTCAGTATCGACGAGAGCTTCGTACTCATTTCATCTCGATTGTCATACCCAACGTTGCAATCAGTGTTGGTTCGCTGCTCGCATACCCGCCCTTGTGCTACGCCTGCGGCATCTCGGCAGCCCGCAGCCTCGCTTTTGCATCCCGCAGCCTGACGCTGGCGCTCGCTGTCCCCGCGACTGTGAACCTAGGAGGAGATGTTAAcactgctgctgcattgGCCATCATCAGTGGCATTTTAGGCGCTGTGCTCGGGGCGCGCATATTACGCTGGCTGCGAGTGCCCGAGGACGACTACGTGACCCGCGGAGTGACACTAGGTGTTAACTCGAGCGCCATCGCGACTTCAGTCTTGTTGCGGACGGACCCTCGAGCTGCAGccttgtcgagcttgtcaaTGAGTCTTTTTGGGACTATCACTGTTTTGTTTACTTCAATACCGCCTGCGGCGGCTTTTGTACGAGGGCTTGTAGGCCTGTGA
- a CDS encoding histone H1/5 yields MRFLCNQQLKDRKGSSRQSLKKYVKANNTLNVTDNMFDSLFNKALKAGVDKGVFEQPKGPSGGTKLAKKQPEAKKPAAPKKPAAEKKEAAEKPAAKKPTAPKKAATEKKAAPPKKAAAEKKTTEKKAEKAEKPATAKKPAAPKKPAAPKKADKAEKPETALTKTKTGRVTKTPKTAAPKKTTAPKKAAPKKAAAKA; encoded by the exons ATGCGCTTTCTTTGCAACCAACAGCTCAAGGACCGAAAGGGCTCTAG CCGTCAATCATTGAAGAAGtatgtcaaggccaacaacactctcAATGTCACCGACAATATGTTCGActctctcttcaacaaggccTTGAAGGCTGGTGTCGACAAGGGTGTCTTTGAGCAGCCTAAGGGTCCTTCCGGTGGTaccaagctcgccaagaagcagcctgAGGCTAAGAAGCCCGCTGCTCCTAAGAAGCCtgctgccgagaagaaggaggccgcTGAGAAGCCTGCCGCTAAGAAGCCCACCGcccccaagaaggctgctaccgagaagaaggctgccccccccaagaaggctgccgctgagaagaagaccaccgagaagaaggccgagaaggctgagaagcctgCTACTGCCAAGAAGCCCGCTGCCCCCAAGAAGCCTGCAGCTCCCAAGAAG gccgacaaggctgagaagcccgAGACCGCTCtcacaaagacaaagacaggTCGCGTCACCAAGACCCCCAAGACAGCAGCCCCAAAGAAGACTACTGCACCTAAGAAGGCAGCACCCAAGAAGGCCGCTGCCAAGGCGTAA